DNA sequence from the Vicia villosa cultivar HV-30 ecotype Madison, WI linkage group LG3, Vvil1.0, whole genome shotgun sequence genome:
CAGGCATTTGGCACAACAGTACTTACAATAGTACAAACATGGCTTTTTGTGATGTGTTTTTGCGCATCTATCTTCACATCTAGGAGCACATTCTGCAATTTTAACCAAGTAGACATCATTTTAGTGAATATTATTGTAACATCAATTTGCAAGTAAAATTATGTATCTTGTATTGAATATGTACCTTCTGGTTTAAGACTGCCTTCTGTGGTGCCATCCtgaaattcaattaaacaaagaTGAAATGAACATGAGAAGATATGTTATCGTAGAACTCTTTGAAATAAAACATACAACATGTGAAAAGCCTTACCGTTGGATCAGGAGTCACCGGAGTAGGAGTTGTTGGAGTCACTGGAGTTGATGGAGTTGCAGGAGTTGCTGGAGTGTCCGGAGTCGCTGGATTTGATGGAGTCGCCGGGGTTGTTGGAGTTGCAGGACTTGATGGAGTTTTCTTAGTTGTTGGATTTGCTGGAGCTGGAGCCGGAGCTGGAGATGGAGATGGAGCCGGAGATGGAGATGAAGTCGGAGCTGGAGTTAATGGAGTTGATGGAGTTGCTGGAGTTGATGGAGTTGCTGGAGTTGAAGGTGTTTCAGGAGTTGCAGGAGTTTCTGGAGTTGCCGGAGTAGCTGGCGTATCCGGAGCTTGTGGAGTTTCAGGAGTTGCAGGAGCTTCTGGAGTTGCCGGAGTAGCTGGAGTTACCGGCGTATCCGGAGCTGGTGGAGTTTCTGGAGTTGCAGGAGCTTCGGGAGTTGTCGGGGCTTCTGGAGCTGCCGGAGTTGCTGGTGGAGCTTCTGGAGTTGTTGGAGCTGCCGGCGTTTCTGGAGTTTCTGGAGTTATAGGAACATCGGGAGCCGCTGGATCTACAGAGGGAGCTGGGGTTGAATCTGATTTCGGAGCTGGAGCTGGAGCCGGAGTTAGAGTAGGAGCCGGTGCCGGTGCAGAGGCTGGAGCCAAAGTTGGAGCCTCAATTGCAGTTACACCAATCTGAGCATGAAAAGTAGAATATTATTTATACAATTTAAAGAATATGTAGACCTTAATGATATCTTTATACAGTCGTAGAAAATCACGTAAATGATTTAATCAAATGCATGCATGCAAGATGAAAGAAgttatttaaaaggaaaaaaaaaatgatgaaggtCTGCATAGCATAGCATAATAATTAAAGAAGTTATTTAGATTTACTTTGCTTTGTACCAGATGAAACACAACTAAACCCAACACTATGATGTTTAGATTGATAGCCATTACTCAAAGCTTTTGCAAAAACG
Encoded proteins:
- the LOC131655068 gene encoding gibberellin-regulated protein 14-like; the encoded protein is MAINLNIIVLGLVVFHLVQSKAPLTPAPTSSPSPAPSPSPAPAPAPANPTTKKTPSSPATPTTPATPSNPATPDTPATPATPSTPVTPTTPTPVTPDPTDGTTEGSLKPEECAPRCEDRCAKTHHKKPCLYYCKYCCAKCLCVPPGTYGNKEVCPCYNDWKNRDGGPKCP